One genomic window of Hydra vulgaris chromosome 03, alternate assembly HydraT2T_AEP includes the following:
- the LOC136078151 gene encoding uncharacterized protein LOC136078151: MYELGVPLFILVIFNDYSFVANHNGTTCNISSLAVNKLKLIKTKSALFEAVRFLKNKESSLQLNILFEHLNAVRKVNVGEVLYTSDIICRAYKYFAMRRSLYDCLCIDYKLPSIRTLTRLTSKINSMEDLSFINSIFMNLNPLKTTSILLIDEVYVKALLLYQRGALFGQAVNYPEKLAKILSFMIKCLFGGPKFICRAQPVANLSPEF, from the coding sequence ATGTACGAACTTGGTGttccattatttattttagtaattttcaaTGATTATTCATTTGTAGCTAACCATAATGGCACAACTTGTAATATTTCATCTTTAgctgtaaacaaattaaagttaataaaaacaaaatcagctTTATTTGAAGcagttagatttttaaaaaataaagaaagttcgCTTCAGTTAAATATTCTATTCGAACACCTTAATGCTGTGAGAAAAGTTAATGTTGGTGAAGTTTTATATACTTCAGATATTATATGTAGAGCATATAAGTATTTTGCTATGCGACGAAGTTTATATGATTGTTTGTGTATTGACTACAAGTTGCCAAGTATAAGGACTTTAACACGATtgacttcaaaaataaactcaatGGAGGACCTAAGTTtcataaatagtatttttatgaatttaaatccATTGAAAACAACTTCCATACTACTAATTGATGAGGTCTATGTCAAAGCTTTATTACTTTACCAAAGAGGTGCTTTGTTTGGTCAAGCAGTAAACTACCCTGAAAAGTtagctaaaattttatcatttatgatTAAATGTCTTTTTGGAGGTCCAAAATTTATATGTAGAGCTCAACCTGTTGCAAATCTTTCCCCTGAATTTTAG